The nucleotide sequence CTCGCCTAGATTATCAGGTTATAATATCCCAAATTGGCCGTGGACTATCACAACAACAATTATCATTAACCAGTCCCACAGCCCAACAATTATTAAACACGAAAAAAAATCTCGAGCTAGAATATAGGTCTTTACTTAAATCTTTAGTGGCGGAGCAATATACAACTCTTGATAATATTTATCAGAAAATAGCACTCTTGAGTGAATTGAATCTAGCCTACTTAGTCAGAACACAGGGCCTATCCACGACCCCAAACCATACACCCCATATAGAAGTCTCAAAAGAGGTATCAAAAACCATTCATAAAGACACCATCATCGAAATCATCGAGCAACCTCTAGAAAATGAACCCGTAAAAGAATCTCTGGTGGCTCCCTATCTTCGTCGCGCCCAAAACTACGCCGAAAAAGGAAATTATGCCCAAGTGATCTTAGAAATGCGAGAGGCTCTAAAATTAGAACCCAATAATAGCTCCTGTCATGGAATGCTCGGTTTAGCTTACCTCAAACAAAATCAAGCCACCATGGCCAAAGTCCACATTACCACAGCCCTCAAATGTGGCCCCACTGACCCCATCGCCCTTCAAGCTAAACAAGAACTAGACAAAACCCTTCCCGCCAATGCTAAACAAACCCGGCCCGGAGTAGACTCCTCAAAACAATCTAAAGGCTTTTGGACACTCTTTGGTGGAGGAGATAAAAAAAAGTAAAATCAAACTGAGTAAAAATTATTAATTCCTTTCTTATGATCCATCAAGCCCCAGCCGGTGCAAGAGATTTATTACCCCTTGAAGTAGCCCAAAAATGTTGGATTAATGACCGTTTACAAGAAGTATTTCAACGGTGGGGCTATCAACGGATCGTTACTTCTACCATTGAATGGCTAGATACCCTCATGGCGGGAGGGGCCATAGAACGTTCTACCGTCATTCATCTACAAGATACCTCAGAAGGAGCTTTAGGACTACGCCCCGAATTAACCGCCTCTATCGCCCGAACCGCCGTCACCCGTATGGAAACAAGCACCTATCCTCAACGGATTTGCTACCGGGCTAATGTCTTTAGAAATCCTCCCGCCGGCTATCATGGACGACAGCTAGAATTTTATCAAGCCGGAGTAGAATTATTGTTTGCGGGTGGGCTATTAGCCGATGCCGAAATTCTCCTATTAGTCGCTGATTGTCTGAAAATTTTAGGCTTAACTGATTGGCATCTCGTCTTAGGACAAGCCAGCTTAACCCAATCACTTCTGTCTCCTTTCCCTGAACCCCTACGTCAACAAGTTCGCGGCTGTTTAGCCAATCTTGATTATGTTACTCTAGAAAGCCTTTTTTATCCTTCTGCCGCTTTAAAAGAAAGGGCCTTATTATTATTTGATCTACGGGGAAATCCTCTCGATGTCCTCTCTAAAGTTGCCCATTTAGATTTACACGACAGTGATCGCGCCATCATTAATGACCTTAAATCTCTCCTAGAACTCTTATCTCCTAATCCTTTACCCCTGATCCTAGACCTGAGTTTAGTTCAAACCTTTGACTATTACACCGGCGTGGTTTTTCAGGTCGTCAGTTCCACCGATCATCAATTGCGCGTATTAGGGCAAGGCGGACGCTACGATCAGTTATTAGGACTGTATCATCCTCAAAAATTATCTGCCCCGGGGATCGGATTTTCCCTCAATTTAGATGATCTTCATCTATGTTTGCTGTCGGCCAAAGATTCAGCCATCCCCAGACAAACACCAGCCATTGATTACTTGATCATTGCTCAAACCCCACAAGCCCAAGCGGCTGTTTTTAGTTATGCTCAACAATTAAGAAACTCCGATACTTTAGTACGAGTCGCTCTCGATTTAGGAGGACGTAACCCCGAAGAAATTCGAGAGTATGCCCGTTCTTGTCGGATTCAGCATTTAGCTTGGATAACTGAAGATGGAACACCTTTGATCGAAACAGTGTAATACCAATTGGCGGTTTACCTGCACCGTGCCTTACGCCTCCGGACGCAATACCGCCCTTTAACGCTTATTTTAAATGTTCAAAAGTAAAAAGCGCTACTCGTTCACTGAGTAACGCCGCTAATGCTATCCTGTAATTTTTGAGCATTAACCCTAAACTACTAAAAGATTTTGAAGATTTTCTGAAGATTTGAATTTGAGCTTTCCGAAATTATATTAAATATAGTTATCATTTTTATAAAAAAAGATACTTGCTCTAATCAACAAAGTTTTTTAAGCTAAAATTAGAGACAAAACCCGAGAAAACACCCGTGAAAGACTCATCCCTCAAACTCCCCGGTTTATGCAAAGAACGCACTAAATTATGGCTTTGGGTAGCTGTCATTTTAGTTTTTGCCGCTTTTTTGTAAAAAAGTTAACTTATTATTCCTACCGCTCAAACCATTCTAAGACTCGATTCCAAGCCCACCAGGGATCATTATCTTGGTAAAGGCGTTGACAAGCTAAACTGCTGATGTAACCCACATGTCCACCATAACGAGTGATGACCAAATCAATCATCGGATTTCCCTCACAAGCCGACCGTAAATCAGGAATAAGAGAAGGAGCAAACAA is from Gloeothece verrucosa PCC 7822 and encodes:
- a CDS encoding J domain-containing protein, with the protein product MAFPIQQGLFQFVDIDHHAILGVPIGADLKEMRQRYLIVARQLHPDTCKALTKAEKERANTVLSKLVNPAWEKLSREASRLDYQVIISQIGRGLSQQQLSLTSPTAQQLLNTKKNLELEYRSLLKSLVAEQYTTLDNIYQKIALLSELNLAYLVRTQGLSTTPNHTPHIEVSKEVSKTIHKDTIIEIIEQPLENEPVKESLVAPYLRRAQNYAEKGNYAQVILEMREALKLEPNNSSCHGMLGLAYLKQNQATMAKVHITTALKCGPTDPIALQAKQELDKTLPANAKQTRPGVDSSKQSKGFWTLFGGGDKKK
- a CDS encoding ATP phosphoribosyltransferase regulatory subunit: MIHQAPAGARDLLPLEVAQKCWINDRLQEVFQRWGYQRIVTSTIEWLDTLMAGGAIERSTVIHLQDTSEGALGLRPELTASIARTAVTRMETSTYPQRICYRANVFRNPPAGYHGRQLEFYQAGVELLFAGGLLADAEILLLVADCLKILGLTDWHLVLGQASLTQSLLSPFPEPLRQQVRGCLANLDYVTLESLFYPSAALKERALLLFDLRGNPLDVLSKVAHLDLHDSDRAIINDLKSLLELLSPNPLPLILDLSLVQTFDYYTGVVFQVVSSTDHQLRVLGQGGRYDQLLGLYHPQKLSAPGIGFSLNLDDLHLCLLSAKDSAIPRQTPAIDYLIIAQTPQAQAAVFSYAQQLRNSDTLVRVALDLGGRNPEEIREYARSCRIQHLAWITEDGTPLIETV